In uncultured Bacteroides sp., one genomic interval encodes:
- a CDS encoding two-component regulator propeller domain-containing protein — translation MKNTIRFFLYLIIIFFSSGKSFAQVEKFYSTEKDISNSLINEIYQDKKGFVWIATEDGLNKYDGTKFTIYKSILKDDTSLKNNYVKTIYEDRQGRFWVACINGLLLYNRAKDSFSEVIVHRDKQIIHPQVISILETKNGDIWMTTSGEGLISLKKGDKQFTVESKISKTLCSAFLTDIFEDSNHLLWIGSENKGLNIYNPYTKKARLLKAPENITSNNITSICEDKKGNIFIGTLSGGLNVFNPKTQKIAPISYKNSSTKLRIKSLLINSRGELLIGTDGQGLKTYNYSKNIIDDYEINTIQFDFSKAKVHSIIEDRAGNLWAGLFQKGVYFIPGNSNKFNYFGYRSLKQNNIGSSCVMSIFKDKNNTIWVGTDNDGLYGISENGKKATHYTQTNMSSSVANTIMSIFEDSNNTLWLGSYINGLEQYNRNSNTCLYAKDLFPKEKDIPNDRVSCISEDNNKNLWIGTYGYGIYSLNLKSNKLTHHPSSRDDKDLRQNIVPSNWINCVISDYEGLIWIGTYKGVCCYNPKTKRYITYSSKNNKLPGDVVFALLEDSSHKIWIGTSEGLASFDKHTKRFTHYTVDDGLPSNVICSMFEDEQKNLWLSTHYGISKFKCNERKFINFYSFDGLQSNEFYRGAGFKAANGEIFFGGIKGITYFYPKEISDRVSNQNVFITDFYRFEKPVREGDKSGRNNIITKAVIDEDTFVLSYSDNAFSFELSVLDFSNPERIVYEYQMEELSKNWISTRPGMNRASFTNLSPGTYKFKFRARNNDYVSPTKEVTIIITPPWYLSWWAKCIYALLIGIMIYSIAMFIISKVRHRQEIMRREHAEQINEAKLQFFINISHEIRTPMTLIINPLEKLIKENNDIEKQKTYMMIYRNAQRILRLINQLMDIRKLDKGQMHMKFRETDIVGFIDDLMTTFEYQAQKKNIQFAFYHQDESLKAWIDLNNFDKIILNILSNAFKYTPENGEIKVELSTGKDESARGASKHYFEIVISDNGIGIDSDKIEQIFERFYQINNDLTNSNFGTGIGLHLSRSLVELHHGTIKAENREEGTGSRFIIRLPLGCDHLKSEEFENPEDFESPVSTSIHHKEAEMVEEFELEEGTEKKKIKSRTRFKVLIVEDEYEIRKYIKEELASEYRISESQNGKEALEAALKDMPDLIISDVMMPEMDGITLCKKIKQNINISHIPVILLTAKSKTEDKIEGLDIGADAYIVKPFNTELLKSTVANLIENRERLKNKFNGNEQLQIKIQDIKMKSSDEVLMEKVIKVINENIADPALNVEMLASHVGMSRVHMHRKLKELTNQSARDFIKGIRLKQAASLLSSKKINVSEVAYATGFSNLSHFSNTFREFYGISPTEYASEHLDKEKTDQKS, via the coding sequence ATGAAAAACACGATACGTTTTTTCCTGTATTTAATAATTATATTCTTTTCGTCCGGAAAATCTTTTGCTCAGGTAGAGAAGTTCTACTCAACAGAAAAAGATATTTCGAATAGCTTAATCAATGAAATCTATCAGGATAAGAAGGGTTTTGTGTGGATAGCAACAGAAGATGGTCTCAATAAATATGATGGAACAAAATTCACCATCTACAAAAGCATATTAAAAGATGATACATCTTTAAAAAACAACTATGTAAAAACGATATACGAAGATCGCCAGGGACGTTTCTGGGTAGCTTGTATTAACGGGCTCTTGCTTTATAACAGAGCAAAAGACTCCTTTTCTGAGGTTATAGTACACAGAGACAAGCAAATAATACATCCACAGGTAATATCTATTTTAGAAACAAAAAATGGGGATATTTGGATGACTACATCCGGCGAAGGATTAATTTCACTTAAAAAAGGAGATAAACAGTTTACTGTTGAAAGTAAAATTTCGAAGACTCTATGCAGTGCTTTCCTCACTGATATTTTTGAAGATTCAAATCACCTGCTTTGGATCGGTTCTGAAAACAAGGGACTTAATATTTATAATCCGTACACAAAAAAAGCCAGATTGCTAAAAGCTCCCGAGAATATTACCAGTAACAACATTACATCAATATGTGAAGATAAAAAAGGGAATATATTTATCGGAACACTTTCCGGAGGACTAAACGTTTTTAATCCTAAGACACAAAAAATTGCTCCTATATCTTATAAAAATTCTTCAACCAAACTTCGTATCAAGTCCTTATTGATAAACAGCCGTGGAGAATTACTTATTGGAACAGACGGACAGGGATTGAAAACATATAATTATAGTAAGAATATCATTGATGATTATGAAATAAACACTATACAGTTTGATTTTTCCAAAGCAAAAGTACATTCAATTATTGAAGATAGAGCGGGTAATCTATGGGCCGGACTTTTTCAGAAAGGTGTTTATTTTATTCCGGGAAACTCAAATAAGTTTAATTATTTTGGATACAGATCACTTAAACAGAACAATATTGGTTCCAGTTGTGTGATGTCTATTTTTAAAGACAAAAACAATACAATATGGGTTGGTACGGATAATGACGGGCTTTACGGTATCAGCGAAAACGGGAAAAAAGCAACACACTATACACAAACTAATATGTCTTCATCTGTTGCTAATACAATTATGAGCATTTTTGAGGACTCTAATAACACTCTGTGGCTCGGATCGTATATTAATGGACTTGAACAATATAACAGAAACAGCAATACCTGTTTATATGCTAAAGATTTGTTTCCTAAAGAAAAAGATATACCCAACGATAGAGTGTCATGCATATCTGAAGACAATAACAAAAACTTGTGGATTGGGACCTATGGATATGGAATATACAGCCTCAACTTAAAGAGCAATAAGCTTACTCATCACCCATCAAGCAGAGACGACAAGGATTTAAGACAGAATATTGTTCCAAGTAACTGGATAAACTGTGTGATTTCCGATTATGAAGGTTTAATCTGGATTGGAACTTACAAAGGGGTATGCTGCTACAATCCAAAAACAAAAAGATATATCACTTATTCAAGCAAAAACAATAAACTTCCCGGTGATGTAGTTTTTGCTCTTCTCGAAGATTCATCTCATAAAATCTGGATAGGAACATCCGAAGGACTAGCTTCATTCGATAAACATACTAAAAGATTCACTCATTACACGGTAGACGACGGATTGCCTAGTAATGTAATATGCTCAATGTTTGAAGACGAGCAGAAGAATTTATGGCTCAGTACGCACTATGGAATTTCCAAATTTAAATGTAATGAACGAAAATTTATCAATTTCTATTCATTTGACGGATTACAGAGTAACGAGTTTTATAGAGGTGCTGGCTTCAAAGCAGCCAACGGCGAAATATTCTTCGGTGGAATTAAGGGTATCACCTATTTCTATCCTAAAGAGATAAGCGACAGAGTGAGCAATCAGAATGTGTTTATAACCGATTTCTACCGATTTGAAAAGCCTGTTCGTGAAGGTGACAAATCTGGCAGAAACAATATTATAACTAAAGCGGTTATCGACGAAGATACTTTTGTTCTTTCATACAGTGACAATGCTTTTAGTTTTGAGCTATCTGTATTAGACTTTAGCAATCCGGAGCGTATTGTTTACGAATACCAGATGGAAGAACTTAGCAAAAACTGGATTAGTACTCGTCCGGGAATGAACAGAGCCAGCTTCACTAACTTAAGTCCGGGAACCTACAAGTTTAAATTCAGAGCCAGAAACAATGACTATGTATCGCCTACCAAAGAAGTAACCATTATAATTACTCCTCCATGGTATCTGTCATGGTGGGCAAAATGTATATATGCTTTGCTTATTGGAATCATGATTTACAGTATAGCCATGTTTATAATCTCCAAAGTGAGGCATCGTCAGGAGATTATGCGTAGAGAACACGCCGAACAGATAAACGAAGCCAAACTGCAGTTCTTTATTAATATATCTCATGAAATTCGTACTCCGATGACTCTTATTATCAATCCATTGGAAAAGCTCATTAAAGAGAATAATGATATAGAAAAGCAGAAAACTTACATGATGATTTATCGTAATGCACAACGAATTCTGCGTCTTATTAACCAATTAATGGACATTAGGAAGCTCGATAAAGGTCAGATGCACATGAAGTTCAGGGAAACAGACATTGTTGGTTTCATTGACGACCTAATGACAACATTTGAATATCAGGCTCAGAAAAAGAATATCCAATTTGCATTCTACCATCAGGATGAAAGTCTGAAAGCATGGATTGATCTCAATAACTTTGATAAGATTATTCTCAATATTCTATCGAATGCATTTAAATACACTCCTGAGAACGGTGAAATTAAAGTAGAGTTATCAACAGGCAAAGATGAATCTGCAAGAGGAGCATCAAAACATTACTTTGAGATAGTTATCAGCGATAACGGGATTGGTATTGACAGCGACAAGATTGAGCAGATATTCGAGCGTTTCTATCAAATCAATAATGATCTTACCAATTCTAACTTCGGAACAGGAATTGGTCTGCACCTTTCTCGTTCATTGGTTGAACTTCATCACGGTACAATTAAGGCCGAAAACAGAGAAGAAGGGACGGGAAGCCGGTTCATCATTCGCTTACCTTTAGGCTGTGACCACCTAAAATCTGAAGAATTCGAGAATCCTGAAGATTTTGAATCACCAGTTTCTACCAGTATTCATCACAAAGAAGCAGAAATGGTTGAAGAATTTGAGCTGGAAGAAGGCACAGAAAAGAAGAAGATTAAATCGAGAACTCGTTTTAAGGTTTTAATTGTTGAAGATGAATACGAAATACGCAAGTATATTAAAGAAGAACTTGCCAGTGAATACAGAATCAGTGAAAGTCAGAATGGTAAGGAAGCACTTGAAGCAGCGCTAAAGGATATGCCTGATTTAATAATCAGCGACGTTATGATGCCTGAAATGGACGGAATTACACTTTGCAAAAAGATTAAGCAAAATATAAATATCAGTCACATTCCAGTTATCTTGCTTACTGCCAAATCAAAAACAGAAGATAAAATTGAGGGTCTGGATATTGGTGCAGATGCTTATATTGTAAAACCATTCAATACAGAACTGTTGAAATCAACAGTTGCAAACTTAATTGAAAACAGAGAACGGTTGAAGAATAAGTTTAATGGAAATGAACAGCTGCAGATTAAGATTCAGGATATAAAGATGAAGTCGTCTGACGAAGTCCTTATGGAGAAAGTAATAAAAGTGATAAATGAAAATATAGCCGATCCGGCACTTAATGTTGAAATGCTGGCCAGTCATGTTGGAATGAGCAGGGTGCATATGCACCGAAAACTTAAAGAGCTGACTAATCAGTCTGCCCGTGATTTCATCAAAGGTATCCGATTGAAACAAGCAGCATCGCTCCTGTCGAGCAAAAAGATCAACGTTTCTGAAGTGGCTTATGCTACCGGATTCAGTAACCTATCTCATTTCTCGAATACTTTCCGCGAATTTTATGGAATATCTCCAACTGAATATGCATCAGAACATCTGGATAAGGAGAAAACAGATCAAAAATCATAA
- a CDS encoding DUF5597 domain-containing protein: MLNIRTLFSILILSVATSFVSADNTKAPYLAKKDAASQLIVNDKPFLILGGELGNSSASSIDDLKWIFPKLQKMGLNTVLVPAYWELIEKEEGKYDYTLTDEAINLARKHNLKIVFLWFGSWKNSMSCYAPLWIKENSRKYSRAVTKSGKLLEIMSAFSESNLNVDKRAFSHFLNHLAEYDKEDHTVIMIQVENEIGMLEDAREYGKVADQIFASDVPAEFIDYLKKNKNTLQPSLLKKWKDNGFKTKGSWTEIFGEGLDTDELFMAYAYAEYVQQVAKAGKEKYNIPMYLNAALNSRGRKPGAYPSAGPLAHLLDIWRFAAPAIDILAPDIYDPGFPDWIKQYHTNGNPLFIPEIRLEEADAARVFYAFGEHDAMGFSPFSIEDVPNPESYPLTKSYSILRQLNSLLIEKQGLGKTNGVIFDNVNKERIIERNNYRFIFRHDYILGWSSLAKDGSIWPETGALIIELSPTEYIVAGTGVVLSFESIAGNKKAGIGYIDQIKITDGKIVPVKRLNGDQSHQGRHLRIPVGEWDIQYVKLYEY; the protein is encoded by the coding sequence ATGCTAAACATACGTACTCTATTTTCAATATTGATTTTATCTGTTGCAACTTCTTTTGTTAGTGCAGATAATACAAAAGCTCCTTATCTGGCAAAGAAAGATGCTGCTTCTCAGCTTATTGTAAATGATAAGCCTTTTTTAATTTTAGGTGGAGAGCTTGGTAATTCTTCAGCATCTTCCATTGACGATTTAAAATGGATATTTCCAAAACTTCAGAAGATGGGACTCAATACAGTTCTGGTTCCGGCTTATTGGGAACTGATAGAGAAAGAAGAAGGTAAGTATGATTACACACTCACAGATGAAGCTATTAATCTGGCTCGCAAACACAATCTGAAAATTGTTTTTCTATGGTTTGGTTCATGGAAAAACTCTATGTCTTGCTATGCTCCTTTATGGATAAAAGAAAACTCAAGGAAATATTCTCGTGCGGTAACTAAATCGGGTAAACTACTCGAAATAATGAGTGCCTTTTCTGAATCTAATTTGAATGTTGATAAACGTGCTTTTTCTCATTTTCTGAATCATTTGGCAGAATATGATAAAGAGGACCATACAGTAATCATGATTCAGGTTGAGAACGAAATAGGTATGCTTGAAGATGCCCGTGAATATGGGAAAGTGGCCGATCAGATATTTGCTTCTGATGTTCCGGCTGAGTTTATTGATTATCTGAAAAAGAACAAGAATACCCTTCAGCCTTCTTTGCTGAAGAAATGGAAGGATAATGGATTCAAAACTAAAGGATCATGGACTGAAATCTTTGGTGAAGGACTTGATACGGATGAATTGTTTATGGCTTATGCTTATGCCGAATATGTTCAGCAAGTGGCTAAGGCAGGAAAAGAAAAATATAATATCCCTATGTACCTGAATGCAGCATTGAACTCAAGAGGCAGAAAACCGGGTGCTTATCCAAGTGCCGGTCCGCTGGCACATTTACTTGATATATGGAGATTTGCAGCTCCTGCAATTGATATACTTGCCCCAGATATTTACGATCCGGGATTTCCAGATTGGATCAAACAATATCATACGAATGGTAATCCTTTGTTTATTCCCGAAATCAGACTCGAAGAAGCTGATGCAGCCAGAGTTTTTTATGCCTTTGGAGAACACGATGCTATGGGATTCAGTCCGTTTTCTATAGAAGATGTTCCTAATCCGGAGAGTTATCCGCTAACAAAGAGTTATTCAATTCTTCGCCAGCTTAATTCATTACTGATTGAAAAACAAGGGTTGGGCAAAACCAATGGAGTTATCTTTGATAATGTGAATAAGGAAAGGATTATTGAACGAAATAATTACAGGTTTATATTCAGGCATGATTATATATTAGGCTGGAGTTCTCTAGCTAAGGATGGAAGTATCTGGCCTGAAACAGGTGCATTAATTATTGAACTTTCTCCCACAGAATATATTGTTGCCGGTACGGGTGTCGTACTTAGCTTCGAAAGTATTGCCGGAAATAAAAAGGCTGGCATTGGTTATATCGACCAAATTAAGATTACTGATGGTAAAATTGTTCCTGTCAAAAGATTGAATGGAGATCAAAGTCACCAGGGAAGACACCTTCGTATCCCTGTAGGAGAATGGGATATTCAATATGTGAAACTATACGAGTATTAA
- a CDS encoding TonB-dependent receptor plug domain-containing protein — translation MRNTNLTKPLGLLFLFCFIPFWALAQNITVKGVVKDISGEPLLGVNVRQVGTTTGTVTDIEGNYSLQVKKDAKLLFSFVGFVNQTINVDGRNTINVTLKEDSKTLEEVVVVGYGTAKKSDVTGSIASINEKTLKEVPVSNVAQSMQGRIAGVQIQQTSTRPGSTSQIRIRGTRSLSATNDPLIIVDGIPFGGSLNDIAPDDIKSVDILKDASATAIYGSRGANGVILVTTNRGNYQKATVTYNGYAGFGNVAKKYQVFNAKEFLQMKEQPSAATWPLLSQEQEGVDNGTDTN, via the coding sequence ATGAGAAACACTAATTTAACGAAGCCTTTGGGGCTTTTATTTCTATTCTGTTTTATTCCCTTTTGGGCACTTGCTCAGAATATCACTGTGAAAGGTGTCGTGAAAGACATAAGCGGTGAACCTCTTTTAGGAGTCAATGTTCGCCAGGTTGGAACAACAACCGGTACTGTTACTGATATCGAAGGTAATTATTCTCTTCAGGTAAAGAAAGACGCTAAGCTTCTTTTCTCATTTGTAGGTTTTGTCAATCAAACTATAAATGTAGATGGCCGCAATACTATAAATGTAACTCTGAAAGAAGATAGCAAAACTCTGGAAGAAGTTGTAGTTGTAGGTTATGGTACTGCAAAGAAATCTGATGTTACAGGTTCTATCGCATCTATAAATGAAAAAACATTGAAGGAAGTTCCTGTTTCTAATGTTGCTCAGTCTATGCAGGGGCGTATTGCCGGTGTACAGATTCAACAGACATCAACACGTCCGGGCAGTACTTCTCAAATCCGAATCCGTGGTACTCGTTCATTATCTGCAACAAATGATCCATTGATTATTGTAGATGGTATTCCTTTTGGTGGTTCATTGAATGATATTGCTCCGGATGATATTAAATCTGTAGATATTTTGAAGGATGCTTCTGCTACTGCTATTTATGGTTCTCGTGGTGCAAATGGTGTTATCCTTGTTACTACAAACCGTGGTAATTATCAAAAAGCAACTGTTACATATAATGGTTATGCAGGATTTGGTAATGTAGCTAAGAAATATCAAGTGTTTAATGCCAAAGAATTCCTTCAAATGAAAGAACAACCAAGTGCTGCTACCTGGCCATTGTTATCGCAGGAACAAGAAGGTGTAGACAATGGAACAGATACTAACTGA
- a CDS encoding RagB/SusD family nutrient uptake outer membrane protein — protein MKKNKYISLLLAATLSLGMISCSDMLDEEPKSTLTPEFFQTGQGLQAGVISAYSGLKWLYGPDGALCFTVAGTDEFTSTNAMNGTLGSFDTYDVNLSPSNGSVANYWGNGLQFINTCNGVIQYGANASGLTDVERKALLAEAHFLRGYYYYLLTMYYGAVPLDLGSGKLAFNTTPTTTSVRDSRADVFNAIIEDLTYAKENLTDKPSESGRVAKPAAMHFLAKAYLTRAGLECAQSTDYQNAYTEAMNLINNAATYSVSLTKDFANINLEGHENDPEVLFNVQRTWTSSGPNLTFDESNDGSFAVSNKGNRANFYFTSGYENVKVKTGTTSKAVVPRSIQYQRPWRMIMPTKWLVYNAFAEKVNDARWDGSFRTEWMAGVDFTVKGRSVKTGSLAIKLSLNDTETAAAEDSVAANGTIYKPYALYYWSMLYNADGTYKNGDVQYIYPDLKKYDDTKRSNMNYDSNRPFILARLGETYLIAAEAAMYLNKKSEAKDLINVIRERAAYRSTLTDAELAVRKAAMDITANDVTIDFILDERAREMCGESWRWIDLVRTNKLLERVKLYNIRGKNNIQEYHKLRPIPQTQIDLLSDPAQKSVYQNPSYN, from the coding sequence ATGAAGAAAAATAAATATATCAGCTTATTATTAGCTGCAACACTTAGTCTGGGAATGATTTCTTGCTCAGACATGTTGGATGAGGAGCCAAAATCAACGCTTACTCCTGAGTTTTTCCAAACTGGTCAAGGATTGCAAGCTGGTGTAATTTCAGCTTATTCGGGATTGAAATGGCTTTACGGTCCTGATGGTGCTTTGTGTTTTACTGTTGCAGGTACCGATGAGTTTACAAGTACAAATGCAATGAATGGAACATTAGGCTCGTTTGATACTTATGATGTTAACCTGTCTCCTTCAAATGGTTCTGTTGCCAATTACTGGGGAAATGGTTTGCAATTTATCAATACTTGTAATGGGGTAATACAATATGGGGCAAATGCTTCAGGACTTACCGATGTTGAAAGAAAAGCATTGTTAGCTGAAGCTCACTTCTTACGTGGATATTACTATTATTTACTAACCATGTATTACGGTGCAGTTCCATTGGATTTAGGTTCAGGCAAACTAGCATTTAATACTACTCCTACAACCACTTCTGTACGCGATTCAAGAGCAGATGTATTTAATGCTATTATTGAAGATTTAACCTATGCAAAGGAAAACCTGACAGATAAACCTTCTGAATCTGGTCGTGTTGCTAAACCTGCAGCTATGCATTTCTTAGCTAAAGCTTATCTTACAAGAGCTGGTCTTGAATGTGCTCAGTCTACCGACTACCAGAATGCTTATACAGAAGCAATGAATCTGATTAATAATGCAGCAACTTACAGCGTTTCTTTAACTAAGGATTTTGCTAATATTAATTTGGAAGGACATGAAAACGATCCTGAAGTTCTTTTCAATGTACAACGTACATGGACTTCATCTGGTCCGAACCTTACTTTTGATGAATCAAATGATGGTAGCTTTGCTGTATCCAATAAAGGTAACCGTGCCAACTTCTACTTTACTTCTGGTTATGAAAACGTGAAAGTAAAAACTGGTACCACATCAAAAGCTGTAGTTCCTCGTAGTATACAGTATCAGCGTCCTTGGCGTATGATTATGCCTACAAAATGGTTGGTATACAATGCTTTTGCTGAAAAAGTAAATGATGCTCGCTGGGATGGATCTTTCCGTACAGAATGGATGGCAGGTGTTGATTTTACAGTTAAAGGACGTAGCGTAAAAACAGGTTCATTGGCTATTAAGTTGTCTTTAAATGATACAGAAACTGCTGCAGCTGAAGATTCAGTAGCTGCAAATGGCACAATCTATAAACCTTATGCACTTTATTATTGGAGTATGCTTTATAATGCAGACGGTACATACAAGAATGGTGATGTTCAGTACATTTATCCTGACCTGAAGAAATACGATGATACAAAGAGATCTAATATGAATTATGACTCTAATCGTCCGTTTATTCTTGCTCGTTTAGGAGAAACATACCTGATTGCTGCAGAAGCTGCTATGTATCTTAATAAAAAATCAGAAGCTAAAGATTTGATAAATGTAATTCGTGAGCGAGCTGCTTATCGTTCTACTTTAACAGATGCTGAACTGGCTGTTCGTAAAGCTGCAATGGATATTACAGCAAATGATGTTACTATTGATTTTATTCTTGATGAACGTGCTCGTGAAATGTGTGGTGAAAGCTGGAGATGGATCGACCTTGTTCGTACAAACAAGCTACTTGAAAGAGTGAAATTGTATAATATTAGAGGAAAGAATAATATCCAGGAATATCACAAGTTGCGTCCTATTCCTCAGACTCAAATTGACTTGTTAAGTGATCCTGCTCAGAAGTCTGTTTATCAGAACCCTAGTTATAATTAG